Proteins encoded in a region of the Zea mays cultivar B73 chromosome 4, Zm-B73-REFERENCE-NAM-5.0, whole genome shotgun sequence genome:
- the LOC109946017 gene encoding 60S ribosomal protein L32-1 isoform X1: MAVPLLTKKIVKKRVKQFKRPHLDRYKCLKPSWRRPKGIDSRVRRKFKGCTLMPNIGYGSDKSTRHYLPNKFKKFVVHNVSELELLMMHNRTYCAEIAHNVSTKKRKEIVERAAQLDIVVTNKLARLRSQEDE, from the exons ATGGCGGTGCCGCTGCTGACGAAGAAGATCGTGAAGAAGCGGGTCAAGCAGTTCAAGAGGCCccacctcgaccgctacaagtgcCTTAAG CCAAGCTGGCGCAGGCCAAAGGGTATTGACTCCCGTGTCAGGAGGAAGTTCAAGGGATGCACCTTGATGCCCAACATTGGTTATGGTTCTGACAAGTCGACCAGGCACTACCTCCCCAACAAGTTCAAGAAGTTTGTGGTCCACAACGTTTCTGAGCTGGAGTTGCTCATGATGCACAACAG GACCTACTGCGCTGAAATTGCTCACAACGTGTCCActaagaagcgcaaggagatcgTGGAGCGTGCTGCGCAGCTCGACATTGTGGTCACGAACAAGCTTGCTAGGCTCCGCAGCCAGGAGGACGAGTAG